A region of the Pseudoprevotella muciniphila genome:
CATCGTGCTGACAGGCACCGACCTCTTCACGCACAACATTCAGGCGCAGACCAAGAAGGCTGTGGTGGAGACCATCAAGCCCATGGTGGACCTTTCAGAGGATGACCTCTGCCGTCGTACGCATACTGCCAAGCCCACGTACAACGTCTCTTTCCTTGCACGCCTTGATCTGGAAAAAGGGCTGATAGAACTCCTTGAAGCCACTCGCCGGCTCACCGACAACGCAGATATACCCGATTTCCATCTCAACATCTATGGCGACGGCACACCCACAGAAATCATACGACAGAAGATAAATGAGTTGAAACTCAACGACCGCGTAACCATGCACGGAAGAGTAGAAGGAAAAGAAAACGTGCTTGCAGCACTGCGCAAGGCGGACATATACATCCTGCCAACCTACCACGAAGGCTTCCCGCGCACACTCTACGAAGCCATGATGAGCGGAGCACCCATCATCACAACGCTTGTAGGCGGCATACCGGGACTGATGAAGGACGGCCACAACTGTCTGGAAATCAAACCAAGAAGTGCGGACAGCATCGAAGAGGTGCTCGGACGGTTCCTCACTAACTACACCGACCTCGCCAACGACCTTACAGAAAACGGTTACAATACCGTCCTCCCCATCTTCGACAAGAACCGACCAACACACGCTGCACAACTGCACCGACTCATACATCGCAACGACTGATAGACCTCTTCAGAGAGTTTTTCGTAAAAAACATGGTCACTACACTTTGTCGTTTAAAAAAATCTTTCTAATTTTGCCGCGCTTTAGAGTCCGAAGGGGCTAAGTCAAGTGGTGCCGAACGGCATCCGCCTCCCGGAAAAATCCGTTTAAATGATATAATAATGTACGCAATCGTAGAGATTAACGGTCAACAGTTCAAGGCTGAAGAAGGCAAAAGACTCTTCGTGAACCACATCCCCACAGCAGAGGAAGGCCAGGCTGTTGAATTTGAAAAAGTCCTCCTCGTTGACAACGAAGGCACAATCACCGTAGGCACGCCCGCCGTAGAAGGCGCAAAAGTAGTCTGCGAAGTTGTAAAACCGCTCGTAA
Encoded here:
- a CDS encoding glycosyltransferase, producing the protein MKKILVIDNSAMLREGDRYVCHGGIGSFSEELRDCGNNVKLFQMSIPNKGTISTFDIEEHGLQFAHVKRGKNKILTYLKLFFKGTIELFRHDFVYFYYPSSLRLLTVICAIFRKRYGLYVRGMVGIDDKISHFLYRHADIVLTGTDLFTHNIQAQTKKAVVETIKPMVDLSEDDLCRRTHTAKPTYNVSFLARLDLEKGLIELLEATRRLTDNADIPDFHLNIYGDGTPTEIIRQKINELKLNDRVTMHGRVEGKENVLAALRKADIYILPTYHEGFPRTLYEAMMSGAPIITTLVGGIPGLMKDGHNCLEIKPRSADSIEEVLGRFLTNYTDLANDLTENGYNTVLPIFDKNRPTHAAQLHRLIHRND
- the rplU gene encoding 50S ribosomal protein L21 gives rise to the protein MYAIVEINGQQFKAEEGKRLFVNHIPTAEEGQAVEFEKVLLVDNEGTITVGTPAVEGAKVVCEVVKPLVKGDKVLVFHKKRRKGHRKLNGYRHQYTELTIKQVIA